In the Candidatus Abyssobacteria bacterium SURF_5 genome, GCAAATGGAGCCAGTCCCCTTCGCTCCGAACCGTCCCCCTCGTCATCGTCGGACAGTCTCTAATTCCCGCTGTTTGCGTCCCCCTCGCGCTAATTTTGCGAAGACTGTACGAATGAATTCGCACCTACCAAATTAAACAGGTACGTTGCAAATGAATTCGCACCTGCCGAATCGAACGCCTGCCTAGAAAATGAATCGCACCTACCGAATGAACGCGCTTCCGCCCAAGCGGTAGGGCCGAATTCATTCGGCCAGTCTTGTCGCCGGCGCAATGAATCGCGCCCCTGTAATGGATACCACGACACGCAAATTTGCCGAATTGTTTCCTCCTTCATCACCGGTTCAAAAGGCGAGATTCTTCGCTTCGCTCAGAATGACAGATTCTGAGTTCTCTGCGGACGCTTCCTGCTGGCCGATCTTGTCGAGGCCGTATGCGGAACTTTCCCATCCTGGAAGGCGTTCAGCAACAGTTTAAATAAAAACGAGATTCTTCCCCCGACCGCAGGGTCAGAATAATCCCGCAAGGCGGGGGATTCCGCTTACGCTCAACAGCAAAGCGAGATTCTTCGCTCCGCTCAATGACAGATAACGCTGACAAATATCGCTGAACAATATCGTTCCCGCGGCCCTAATGTTTGGCGTCGATAAAGGTTTCCGGATTAAAATCGGAAGACCGGAAAAAGTTGATGATGCCGCGCTCGCTCTCCTCGACCTCGTGTGCGCGGCCAGCCACCTCGCCGGCTATCTCATGCGGGATGACAATGACGCCGTGCTGGTCTCCGTGCAGCAGGTCGCCCGGCTTGATCGTGAGCCCGCCGACCGAGACGGGCGTGCCGATCTCGACCAAGTGCTCGTATGCGTGCGAGGGAATCACATGCGTCGCGAAGAAGTGGAATCCCATCGCGCGCACTTCGTCCAGGTCTCTGACGCCCCCGTTGGTCACCACTCCGATACAGCCGAGCGCTTTATGGATGGTGCCGTTGACCTCTCCCCACATAGATCCCACACACGGTGGGTTATCGATGTCTTCAATGACGACGACGCGCGGCGCCGGCGTCTGGAGAATGAGTTTCCACATCTCGTGGTTAAGTCCGCGGTGTTTCTCTTCAGCGGGTTTGTTTGCGCAAAGCTTGCCGGTGGCCGCATAGCCGACCAGCGGCCCAAGCTCCGGGAGAATGCAGCGTATCTGCGGGTTCATGAAGCCGGAATTGCGCGGCTGAACGTCGAATGTCTCGATAGCATTAATGATCGTGGGCGTGGTGATTTTTCGCAGCTCCTCTATCTGCTCGCGAGTCAGGGGCATGGCCATACAGAATCTCCTTTCGGAAGGAATGAAATCGCTAAGCCATGAAGGCACGAAGCGAATTCTTCTTCAGTAATAACTCCCAATCATTTTTGAGCTTCTTTCCGCCGTTCATCGATTTGGCGGACGATGTTGCGATGTACTTCTTTCGTAATCGGGAACTTGAGGAAAATGAGGATGCCGAGAACGAGTAGCACGCTCGGTATCGGGCCGAACAGCATCTTGATTCCAAGAAGAGCCTGCGGCGTTTGATCCACGTTCGGCACATACCCGACGAAATCAAGCAGATACCCGATGATCATGAAGGCGCCGCCGATTGCTCCTTTGCGAATGAGGGTCCAGATGCCGTAGAAGGCGCCTTCCCTGCGGTCGCCCACGTGCAGCTGGTCCCACTCGATGATGTCCGGCAGAATGGAGCCGGGAATCAGCCACAGGCCGATATTGAAGGCGCCGGCTATGATCATTGTCGCTCCGTAGATGAAGTAATCGCCGGGACCGAGCAGCAGGATCACCCAGAGCAGCGCCGCATAGACAAGCATAGTAAAGATATACGCGTTCTTCTTTCCGATGCGCCCGGTCAACTTTATCCAGAGCGGAATTGAGATGAACACGCCCACGAAGAACGCGGCGAAGAAATGAGGATACAGGTCCTCGCGCTGAAAATAGTACTTCACGATGTAGCGGGTGACGGCGATTGTCGTGTAGTTTGAAATGGCGGTGCACGAGGATGTCAGCACGAGCAAGAGGAAAGGACGATTGCCGGCGGTTGCTTTCAAGGATTTGAGCAGCGGGAGCTTTGATGTTTTCGAGAGGTCGGGATTCTCACGCGTTCCGAAATAGGTGAAAAGTCCTGAAGCGATTGCCAGAACCGCAACCAGCAGTCCGAGAAAAGAGAAGTCGCCTCGTTGCGTGGCGAAAATTCCGACCAGGATGACCGGCGCCATTGTGCCGAGGATGTCCCCGAGGGTCGCAAAGACCTGCTGGTAGGCTGATAAACGAGTTCTCTCGTCATAATCGAGGGTGATCTCCGGCGCCAGCGCGAAATAGGGAGTTTCCCAGACTGTCCGGAACGTATAAAAGACAATAAATACAATGGCGAAATAGAGGGAAGCAGCTTGTATGGACAGGTTGAGCGGCGGAGAGAAGAGCAGGAAAAAGAGGATAGCCGCCGGGAACATGCCGATCATGATGTAGGGGCGGCGGCGGCCCCATTTCCACGAGGTATGGTCGGATACGTGGCCCATCAACGGATCGGTCACGGCGTCCCATACCTGCGCGAGCGCCATAACGGCGCCAACTGTTGTGGAGGCTATGAGAACTATGTCGGTATAAAAGAACAGCAGGTGAACGCTGATCATGGTCGCCATTCCATTTAGCCCGATCATGGACGACCCGTATCCGATCAGCGTTTTCAGCGGGAGCCGGAAGGCCCGCGCCGCGGTTTCGGCCGCGCCGACGGGGGCTGCCTGATTATCATTACCGGTCGAGCATGAAAGCACTTCGCCGGCATTTCCTTTATCCATTACCACCTGGTCTTGAAGAATAATTGTTCACGTTGCGGCACCCGTAATTTTGCTGGCACAATTCATGCTCAAATTGTCCTCATTGTAGTACGCCTGACCGAAACGCGTCAACATGTTTTTCCGGTGGCGGGGGTATGTATAAAAATGATGATTATTCATAAACCTTTGAAATAACAAGCGATAACCCACTTCTTAACGAGGAGCCCCGGTTCTGCCTAGTATGGACAAGCGGAACACCCTCAGGAGGGGAAAATCCTGATGCAGTGGCAAGCTGGACCATTTGATGGTTCAAAAACGTCCACCCAACACGCCGCCGACGAGTTTCTTGCCGCTTTTATCCTGGCCAAGAAAAACCTCCAGTTGTATCCTGCCGGCAACGCCATGGTCAACGAGTCGCTGCAAAAGGTTCTTTCGATAATGAAAAAGCGCTTCCCGGATGAAGAGGTTGTGGAGCTTCTGATCGAGAAGAAGCGGATTCGGGTTAACAGAAAAGAAGGAACGACAAACGACCCTCGAGTTCAGGATTTGGCGCTCGAATGTTTCAAGCGGGGCGTCAGGAAAATCTTTCTCGATTCGTTTATTCCGGTGGAGGAACTGAGGGCTCTGCTCGGGATCCTGAACCTGCCGAGGGAGAGCATAGCGAAGGCAGGCGGCATCGAGAAATTCACCAAGAGCCGCAACCTGGTCCATGCGCTCGTCGAGGAAACCGCCGAGTTAATGATCGTCGATGGCGAGAGTTTTTTCCTGCCTGACGAACTCGCCCCGCAAGGCACTGACAGTCCTCCCGATTCGCGCGAGCCGGACAGTGCCGAATTAATTGGGAGCATGTTTGTGCGCATTCAAGGCGGGAGCGCTCAGGACATGAAACGCCTTCAAATGCTGCTGAAGGAGCCGAGCCGCTTTTCCCGCGCGCTCGAGAGGTTCGCCCTCCAGTTCGATCAGGCAGAGGGGGATGCCGCTGATGACTCGCAGATAGCTCGATTGCGGCAGGCGTTGAAGGCGATCGAAACCGCCTCCACGCACCTGTCGTCCGAAGAAGAACGGCATGAAGTGGTACAGAACCTGGCGCTGTCGGTGCTGAATATGTCGGCGGGTATGAGGGGAGATCTGGTCAGAGATGGCCTTGTGCCGAACCTGGCGCTCAAGAGCATCGAGTCGGAGATTCTCAGCCTGTTTCCCGCTTCGCAACTTGCCGATGCGCTCCTGGAGAATTTTGAGGCGAGCGGGGGATCGGCTTCCGTGTTGCAGGGATACTTCAAGAACCTGAAATTGAGCGGGGCAAACAAAGCGGAGTTGGCGGGGATTCTGCGGGACGGTCTCAGCACGAAAGGCAAGCTGACTTCCGAGACAGAGGAAGTCCTTTTCGCAGAAGAGAGGAGCCTTCCTGAAGCTGCGGGCGGTCCTGATGCCGGCGCCCCGCCCCACATGCTTGTGATGGAGCAGTATCCTTGTGAGAAGGTGTTGTTTCTTCCAGAGGAACGCTCCCGATTGGATGTGCAAGTCGCGGAGGAACTGCAAGCCCCGATCGAATACCAGCTGACACCCATCCTGCTCGAGTTGATGAGATACGAAAATGTCGCGACTCATCATGCGGCGATCTTGAAGCGGGTCCGGGAGTCGATGGAATATCTGATCGAAAAGCATGATTTTGAGAGGGCTGCGCAGCTTCTGAAGAACCTGAAGGAGGAGTTCGAACGGAAAAAACGGATGTTTTCCCAGCAGCAGCTCAAGCCGTTTGTCTCATTGCTGGAAGAATACAGCGAGGGCGCCGTTGTGCGAGAACTGGCGGCTACGTTGCGAAACATGCAGGGCGAGGGACCCGAATTCGAGCGAGTGGTCCAATATTTTGAAGCGGCTGGGCCGCCCGCCGTCTCGCAACTCATGGGGACGCTCGAAGAGGAGAAATCGCGGCGAGCCCGGCTGCTGATCTGCAAAGTGATCGCTCGCGCCGGCGACAAGAACGTGGTTGCAGTGGCTGAAAAGCTGAAGCACCCGAAATGGTTTGTCGTGCGAAATGCGGTTTCGATACTGGCGCAGACCGGTTCGCCTGCCTGCGTGCCATATCTG is a window encoding:
- a CDS encoding HEAT repeat domain-containing protein, whose product is MQWQAGPFDGSKTSTQHAADEFLAAFILAKKNLQLYPAGNAMVNESLQKVLSIMKKRFPDEEVVELLIEKKRIRVNRKEGTTNDPRVQDLALECFKRGVRKIFLDSFIPVEELRALLGILNLPRESIAKAGGIEKFTKSRNLVHALVEETAELMIVDGESFFLPDELAPQGTDSPPDSREPDSAELIGSMFVRIQGGSAQDMKRLQMLLKEPSRFSRALERFALQFDQAEGDAADDSQIARLRQALKAIETASTHLSSEEERHEVVQNLALSVLNMSAGMRGDLVRDGLVPNLALKSIESEILSLFPASQLADALLENFEASGGSASVLQGYFKNLKLSGANKAELAGILRDGLSTKGKLTSETEEVLFAEERSLPEAAGGPDAGAPPHMLVMEQYPCEKVLFLPEERSRLDVQVAEELQAPIEYQLTPILLELMRYENVATHHAAILKRVRESMEYLIEKHDFERAAQLLKNLKEEFERKKRMFSQQQLKPFVSLLEEYSEGAVVRELAATLRNMQGEGPEFERVVQYFEAAGPPAVSQLMGTLEEEKSRRARLLICKVIARAGDKNVVAVAEKLKHPKWFVVRNAVSILAQTGSPACVPYLEFALAHKDSRVRKEALRALAAIRSGEAVELLCSTLDDDDPAICKTALGWVAAIEAEQAVPILQRHLSGRAIFQRDDEFLRLSVDALKSIATKPALSILEKLAQTRSFFRRRKAAAIRALAGAALRDLSEANV
- a CDS encoding RraA family protein, whose amino-acid sequence is MAMPLTREQIEELRKITTPTIINAIETFDVQPRNSGFMNPQIRCILPELGPLVGYAATGKLCANKPAEEKHRGLNHEMWKLILQTPAPRVVVIEDIDNPPCVGSMWGEVNGTIHKALGCIGVVTNGGVRDLDEVRAMGFHFFATHVIPSHAYEHLVEIGTPVSVGGLTIKPGDLLHGDQHGVIVIPHEIAGEVAGRAHEVEESERGIINFFRSSDFNPETFIDAKH
- a CDS encoding MFS transporter — translated: MDKGNAGEVLSCSTGNDNQAAPVGAAETAARAFRLPLKTLIGYGSSMIGLNGMATMISVHLLFFYTDIVLIASTTVGAVMALAQVWDAVTDPLMGHVSDHTSWKWGRRRPYIMIGMFPAAILFFLLFSPPLNLSIQAASLYFAIVFIVFYTFRTVWETPYFALAPEITLDYDERTRLSAYQQVFATLGDILGTMAPVILVGIFATQRGDFSFLGLLVAVLAIASGLFTYFGTRENPDLSKTSKLPLLKSLKATAGNRPFLLLVLTSSCTAISNYTTIAVTRYIVKYYFQREDLYPHFFAAFFVGVFISIPLWIKLTGRIGKKNAYIFTMLVYAALLWVILLLGPGDYFIYGATMIIAGAFNIGLWLIPGSILPDIIEWDQLHVGDRREGAFYGIWTLIRKGAIGGAFMIIGYLLDFVGYVPNVDQTPQALLGIKMLFGPIPSVLLVLGILIFLKFPITKEVHRNIVRQIDERRKEAQK